A window of Chryseobacterium scophthalmum genomic DNA:
ATCGATATATTTTTTCAAACCATTCGGCAACTGAAACCACCAAATCGGAGTGTGATAAATGATATAATCTGCCCAGACAAATTTTTCTACTTCCTCATTTTTATTGTAATTGTCGCTTACATTGCTGATTTGCACTTCTACATTTTCGAAATTTTTTAAAACTTCCAATGTGTTTTCTGCAATAGTCTGATTATATTTTCCTCCTGAATGTCCGAAGTTTTGTCCACCGTTGATGATTAATACTTTTTTCATTTTGTATGATTGTTTAAATTTTACTCTGCAAAGTTATGTCGGGAATTTGTATAATTAAAATAATATAAATTATATTAAACTATCAGAATAATGATGTTTAAAAATGTTGATTTTAAAAACTCTTCATTTATTGCGAAGCAAATTTATTATTGCATTTTATCTTTTACGAATTCCATTTTCATGGTTAAAAGTCATAGTTTGTCTGTATTAAAATTATTTTCTGTCATGTAAATTTGTTTGATAATTAAAAGAATAATGATTCAAATTGCGGTTTTTGGTGATGTGCATGGAAATCTTCCAGCTTTGGAGGCGGTTTTAAATGATATTGAAGAAAGAGGAATTCGTCAAAAATTTTGTTTGGGAGACCTCGTAGATTTTGCTCCTTGGGGAAATGAAGTAATTGAAAAAATGAAGAGTCTGAACATTCCTTGTTTAATGGGAAATCATGATGAGAGAATTGCTTTTGATATCTCTGTAATTCCTTTAAGCAAGCATTCTGAAGAAGAAACAGCTGCAAGATTTTTAGCTATTGATCACTCCAAAAAATATATTACAAAAGAAAACAAAACATTTTTATCAGAATTGCCTTTTAATTTAAAACTAAATTATAAGATAGGCGAAAAACATTGGAATATTCAGTTGGTGCATTCCAGTTTAGAAAGTAATGATACTTATTTGTATGAATCAGAAAATGATGAGGTTTTTCAAAATATGCTCAGTGAATCTCAATCTGATGTAATTATGATGGGACACACTCATGTTTCATTTAAAAAATATTTTAATGGAAAATGGGCAATTAACAGTGGTTCTGTTGGTCGCTCGAGAGAAGAAAACCGTTTGGCTTCTTATGTAATACT
This region includes:
- a CDS encoding metallophosphoesterase family protein, translated to MIQIAVFGDVHGNLPALEAVLNDIEERGIRQKFCLGDLVDFAPWGNEVIEKMKSLNIPCLMGNHDERIAFDISVIPLSKHSEEETAARFLAIDHSKKYITKENKTFLSELPFNLKLNYKIGEKHWNIQLVHSSLESNDTYLYESENDEVFQNMLSESQSDVIMMGHTHVSFKKYFNGKWAINSGSVGRSREENRLASYVILTLDEEKITPEIIQLDYPLEKVAQEIEKSEIPNYYASFLRNEKLSVF